The DNA region TCCATCAGCGCAGATAGTTGCACTGATCAGCAAGGCAGCAGACTATGAACAAGCGGCTAAGGAGGCAGAATACACAAGGGAGCAGATACTTGAAATGCGGCAGGAAAAAGTAAAGCCTCTGCTCGACAAGGCATATGAGATAATAAATACTCTGCGCCCTAGTCAAGGTTCAAACCTGGCTAAGGCAGTTACCTATGCCCAAAATCAGAAAAAAGAAGCTGTACCTGTTCCTTGACAATCCCGATGTAGAAATGACAAATAATCTAGCCGAAAGAACGGTGAAGCCTTATGTCATCAACCGAAAGAATTTCCTTTTTAGCGACACGGAAAAAGGAGCCGCTGCAAGCGCAGCAGTTATGAGCATCATCGAAACAGCAAAAAGAAATGAGCTTGATGTCTATGGGTATCTGCTCTATCTGCTGACCGTCCTGCCCAAGTGGGGTGCGGATCCAACTGAAACACAGCTTAAATCGGTAATGCCTTGGAGCATGGCACTTCCACCATACTGTAAGCAAACTTACAGTGAGGTAAAGTAATTGGCTGTAAAGTAGAGTTACAGCCGTTGGTAGAGAAGTATAGTAACCGGTAGTAAAGTACAAGTAGATGGCTCTAATAATCAAAGCCGAGGTTTCATTGGAAGCCTCGGCTTTTCTCTTTAGGGGCTGGGTTTGGTTGGCGCTTACTATCAGGATGGCTTTATTATTTGTGAAAAGTAAGCATCAAACCGGCTCTTTCCAATGTTATTGGAATTACTCTTTTTGAACTGAAAACGGCATAAATACCAGCAGAACATAACACCCCCGAGCCCTCGGTCAAGTATTTCTCCGCATCAAGACCATTAGCTTGCGCAGTTGAAATTATCGAATACAGCGCCGCACTCGCTTTTTGCTCCGTTGGCTGTGTTGCTGAATAGCCAGTTGCGTCTGTTATGTTTTTTAGAACATAACGTCTGCCGACAGCAAACGGTCTTATCGCATTCTCAGCCCTGTTGTTATCAATAGGAACATCACCGTTTTCAAGAAACGTGTAAAGATATTTCCGTTCATTCAACGCATGTCATATTTGGTTCGGACATAAAGCACCCCTCCGTTCGTGATGATACTTTAATGATACCACGAAAATGCTGATAGTTCATAAGACTACAAACACAAACCATAGAATAAACAGTCATATTCTATTTAACTCATTTGTAAATTTATGCAGAATCATGATAATATCACATACAATTTTCTTATATAATAGTTTTAGAGCAAAGCCAATGATTGTATATCAATGATAAGCTTTTAGCTTGAAAACAAAAAGAAAAGGTGATAACATGAAAATCGTATTACATTATCCCACTTCGGCTGAGGGTATCAGGCAGCTTCAAACGACTGTTGCTGAGTGCCACGCTAAGATTATCACGGCTCACATTGATGCACTGCCTGTTTCAAAAGAAAAGAAGAAACAACTGCTTGATATGGTGATAGAAAATATCGCATCGCAGAAAAACGATTGACCGCAAAGACCTCTCCTGACATTCAGAGAGGTCTTTAAATCTGGCACTTGACAATTGCTAATAATAATGATATAATATCCATAATGATATATAACAATTGCAAATATAACGAAAGGAAGAATAATATGCCTGATAACAGAAAATACGCAATTTACAGCCGCAAATCCAAATTCACCGGTAAAGGTGAGAGCATTGAAAACCAGATTGAGATATGCAGACGGGCGTTGAAAAGCAAATATGATGTAGTTGATGAGGACATTGTGGAGTTCGAGGATGAGGGCTTTTCGGGTGGCAACACCAAGCGCCCGAAATTTCAGGAGATGATGGAGCGCTGCCGCAATGGTGAGTTTCAGTTGGTTATTTGCTACCGTCTTGACAGGATAAGCCGCAACACATCGGACTTTGTGAACACCTATGAGGAGCTGAAAGAACACAGCGTTAGTTTTCGTTCGGTCAGCGACAACATTGATGATACCTCGCCTATGGGCAGGGCTATGATGATGATAAGCTCGGTTTTTGCACAGCTGGAGCGTGACATTATTGCAGAGAGAATAACCGACAATATGCATGAGCTTGCAAAGTCGGGACGGTGGTTGGGCGGCAATCCGCCAACGGGTTACAGGAGTGCCGAGACCGTAGGCAGTAAGACGGTTGATGGCAAGATACATAAGGCGAGAATGCTGGAGAAAAATCCCGAAGAGGCAGAGCTTGTCAGGCTGGTGTTCACTAAGTTTGTTGAACTGCGTTCTATTACTAAGGTGGAGACCTATCTGCTCAATAATGATTTCAAGTCGAAAAAGGGCAACACGCTTTCGAGGTTTGCCATTAAGACCATTCTGCAAAACCCTGTATATGCCATTGCTGACGAGGATACATGGGTATATTTGAACGAAAAAAGATATGCAGTTGTACGGTTCACACGATGACTTTGACGGCATTCACGGTATTATGGCGTACAACAAGACCATACAGAAAAAGGGAAGGTCAATGAAGCAGAAAGCTCCAAGCGAGTGGATAGTGGGCTGTTGGCAAGCACGAGGGAATTATCGAGGGCAAGCGCTGGGTAGAGGTACAGCATCTGCTTGAAAAGAACAGGGACAAGGCATACCGAAGGCCCAAGAGCAATACCGCACTTCTGTCGGGACTGCTGTTTTTGTGCGTGCTGTGGAAGCTTTATGCGCCCAAAGCTTTCATCAAGGGTCAACAAGCAGGGCGAGAAGGTATATGATTACCTTTGCGAGCTCAAAGAAAGAAGTCACGGTCTCAAGTGTGATAATAAGCGAATTAACGGCAACGAGCTTGACCGTCAGATATGCGATGAGATAAAGCACCTGGGCGAGGACGATTCGGAGCTGATGAAGCTGCTAAGAAATTCACAGAAGAGTTTGAATGAGACATTCGCTGATTCGCAGGCAGAAATCGACAGGCTGACTGAAAAAGAAAAAGCAGTATGAATCCGAGCGCACAAATCTTGTTAAGGCTTTGGACTTTGGCAGGC from Ruminococcus albus AD2013 includes:
- a CDS encoding IS66 family transposase encodes the protein MPKIRKKKLYLFLDNPDVEMTNNLAERTVKPYVINRKNFLFSDTEKGAAASAAVMSIIETAKRNELDVYGYLLYLLTVLPKWGADPTETQLKSVMPWSMALPPYCKQTYSEVK
- a CDS encoding recombinase family protein; translation: MPDNRKYAIYSRKSKFTGKGESIENQIEICRRALKSKYDVVDEDIVEFEDEGFSGGNTKRPKFQEMMERCRNGEFQLVICYRLDRISRNTSDFVNTYEELKEHSVSFRSVSDNIDDTSPMGRAMMMISSVFAQLERDIIAERITDNMHELAKSGRWLGGNPPTGYRSAETVGSKTVDGKIHKARMLEKNPEEAELVRLVFTKFVELRSITKVETYLLNNDFKSKKGNTLSRFAIKTILQNPVYAIADEDTWVYLNEKRYAVVRFTR